AGCGCGGTGTTGTACGACCCGGAGGAGGACGACCTGCCCGCAGAGGCCAACCGGGTCAAGGGGACCTTCGAGGCTTGGTGGACGGACTCGGCCGGTGTCGAGCAGCGCCGTGCGTTCACCACCGCCGAAGGCATGTCCGGGGGACAGCGAAGCTGGCCCATGCCGACCGACATCCCGGCGAACACCGTCGTCTCGTGGCACGTCCGCGCCGACGACGGAAAGGCGACCTCGGCGTGGAGCGACGCGGGCGACGGCTCGGTCTGCTCGTTCGTCCGCGACGACGTGAGTCCGGAGCGGCCGGTCGTCACCTCGTCGGACTATCCGGAGGAACAGATCCAGGACGGCGTCGGTGTCTACGGCTCGTTCACCCTGGACTCCCCCTCCCCGGACGTGGTCGGGTATCGCTACAACTTCATCGGCGAGCCGTACGCGATCGCGCGTCCGGACGAGATGGGCGGCCCCGCCACCATCCGCTTCCTGCCTGTGAGGAGTGGCACGGACTACCTCACCGTCCAGGCGATCGACCGGTCCAGCCGTGTCAGCACCACGACCACGTACTGGATCCGTGTGAAGTCAGGGCGTGCAGCTGTCGGTCACTGGAAGCTCGACGACCCGGCCGGCTCCCGCTCCGCCGCGGCAGAGACGGGCACCGCGGCCCGCGCGGGCACCGGCGTGACCTTCGGCGGCCCGGCCCCCTCGGGCACGGAGGCAACCGCCACCGTGAGCCTCGACGGCACCGGCCACGGCTTCCTCACCCCGGACGCCCCGGCCACCGACCTCCGCAAGTCCTTCGCCGTGAGCGCCTGGGCGCGCCCCGCCGAGACCGGCCGCACGATGACGGTCGCCAGCCAGGACGCGGCCGGGAAGCCGGGCTTCACCCTCGGCCTCCGGGCCGAGGACTCCGGCCCCGCCTGGTCCTTCGCGATCGGCGGCACCCGGATCACGGGCGGAGCGCCCGAGACCGGTGAATGGGCTCACGTACTGGGCCTGTACGACGCGGAGACCGGCAAGGCGCGGCTCTACGTCAACGGCCACGAGGTCGGCACCGCGGCGGACGCGACGCCCACCGAGGCGTCCGGTGCCTTCCAGATCGGCCGCGCCCGGGGCACCGCCGGCTACCGCGACCGGTGGCACGGCGAGGTCGGCGACGTCCGGGTCCACGACCGGGTCGTGGTGCCGGACGAGGTGACCGAACTGGCGCAGCGCAAGCCGAAACTGCTCGGTCACTGGTCGCTGGAGAACGCGACGGACAGCGCGAGCCCTGAGGGCTCCGGAGGTGCGCCGCTGCGGATCGGTGGCGGCGCGACCGTCTACCGCGCCTCCGACGGCTCCTGCCTCCCCGAGGTGGACCCCGACTGCCCGTACGTGCCGCCGGCGCTGGTCGGCGACGGACACCTGAGCCTGGACGGCGAGACCGGTTACGCCGCCGCCGACGGGCCGATCGTGGACACCGGGGACAGCTTCAGTCTCGGAGTCGTCGTGCGCCTGACCGACTCCGCGCCCTCCCACCCGATGACCGTGCTCTCGCAGGCCGGTGAGCACACCGATGCCTTCAAGGTGCGGTACCAGCCCTCCGACCACGCCTGGCAGCTCGTGATGCCCGTGAGGGACGAGCCCGGAGCACCCGAGAAGGTGGTGGCCCGGCTCGCGGGCGCGGACGGCGGCGAGGGCCAGGGCCACCAGCTGACCGTGGTCTACGACGACGGGACCGACACGATCCGGCTGTACCTCGACGGCTACACCACCGCCGACGCGACCGCGAGTCTTCCGGACGGCTGGCACAGCACCGGCGCCCTCCAGATCGGACGGGGCAAGGTCGACGGTGGCTGGGGCGAGTACCTGCACGCAGATGTGGACGAGGTCCAGGCGTACGCCGGGGCTCTGAGTGGCGGGCAGGTCCTCCAGTTGGGCTTGGGTGCGGGCACCGGCCCGTGACGGCGCAGATCCCGGAGCACTGATCTCCCGACGGCCGCCGGGACACTGGCCCGGCGGCCGTTTCGGCCGTTCCGCACGGATCGAATGCCCTGGCGCGGGCCCAGTTGGGCCAGACTGGATGCGCCGGTCCGGCTCGGACCGGCCGTGCGGCGGGGGAGAGAAGGGACGCAGGGTGGGGGCGCAGCCGTCGATGCAGGAGTTGATCGAGGAGCGCAGGCGGCTCTCGTTCGTCGGGCGGGGGGCCGAACGCGCCGCGTTCCTGCGGAACTTCGACGTGCCGGTGCGCGATCCGGGGCGGCGGTTCCTGTTCCACGTGCACGGCAACGCCGGCGTCGGGAAGACGTTCCTCGTCCGTGAGTTGGAGCAGCTCGCCCGTGAGGCCGGGGCACTGACCGCGTACGTCGACGAGAGCACCGGCAGCGTGCCCGAGGCGATGGAGACGGTCTGCGCCGGGTTCGCCCGGCAGGGACGCCGGCTCAAGGACCTGGAGCGGCTGCTGGAGCGGTACCGCGAGCGGCGCCACGAGGCCGACTCGCTGACCCGGGAGGCGGCCCCGGGCGAGCCCTCCGCCGCCGGGACGGCCCTGGCGCGGGCCGGCCTCGTGGGCCTCGGCATGGTCCCCGGTGTCGGACCCTTCGCCGGGGCCGTCGATCCGGGCCGGCTCGCGGGCGCCGCCGACCGGATGCGGGCTGGGCTGAGCGCACACTTCCGCAGCCGGGACGACGTACGGCTCGTCATGTCGCCCGAAGAGGTCCTCACCCCGGTGCTGCTGGAGGAACTGGCCCGCGCCGCAGGCCGGTTCCCCCGCCAGGTCCTGTTCTTCGACACGTACGAGCGGACCGGTCTCTTCCTCGACGCCTGGCTGCACGCGACGATGGCCCTGGAACGCCACGGCGTCATGCCCGGGAACGTGGTCGTCGTGACGGCGGGCCGGAACCCGCTGGACCTGGACCGCTGGGGAAGCTGCTCGGACTCGGTGACCGAGATGCCCCTGCTGCCGTTCACCGAGCAGGAGGCGCGCGAGGTGCTCGCCGGCCGGGGCGTGGTCGCGGAACCGGTCGTCGAGGAGATCCTGCGCCTCACCGGACGCCTG
The window above is part of the Streptomyces sp. NBC_01428 genome. Proteins encoded here:
- a CDS encoding LamG domain-containing protein yields the protein MVAGCATALLAGAAGTANAVDNLPPKQPLVKDLQTGGKACATGDDTVYVDAAPTLSAVLYDPEEDDLPAEANRVKGTFEAWWTDSAGVEQRRAFTTAEGMSGGQRSWPMPTDIPANTVVSWHVRADDGKATSAWSDAGDGSVCSFVRDDVSPERPVVTSSDYPEEQIQDGVGVYGSFTLDSPSPDVVGYRYNFIGEPYAIARPDEMGGPATIRFLPVRSGTDYLTVQAIDRSSRVSTTTTYWIRVKSGRAAVGHWKLDDPAGSRSAAAETGTAARAGTGVTFGGPAPSGTEATATVSLDGTGHGFLTPDAPATDLRKSFAVSAWARPAETGRTMTVASQDAAGKPGFTLGLRAEDSGPAWSFAIGGTRITGGAPETGEWAHVLGLYDAETGKARLYVNGHEVGTAADATPTEASGAFQIGRARGTAGYRDRWHGEVGDVRVHDRVVVPDEVTELAQRKPKLLGHWSLENATDSASPEGSGGAPLRIGGGATVYRASDGSCLPEVDPDCPYVPPALVGDGHLSLDGETGYAAADGPIVDTGDSFSLGVVVRLTDSAPSHPMTVLSQAGEHTDAFKVRYQPSDHAWQLVMPVRDEPGAPEKVVARLAGADGGEGQGHQLTVVYDDGTDTIRLYLDGYTTADATASLPDGWHSTGALQIGRGKVDGGWGEYLHADVDEVQAYAGALSGGQVLQLGLGAGTGP